A single region of the Thermoanaerobacterium aotearoense genome encodes:
- a CDS encoding lipoate--protein ligase, with product MIYIYNKITDPYFNLAAEEYVLKQFSDECFMLWRNRPSIIIGKNQNALAEINLDYVKEYNIPVVRRLSGGGAVFHDLGNVNFTFIVNDDLNGFNDFRRFTQPIIDVLRKLSLNAEFSGRNDITIDGKKISGNAQYYYKNRILHHGTLLVSSNMADLSAALKVRPIKFEDKGVKSVSKRVTNINEHLEKPIDIEEFINLIMDDIRLTTGGSGLYEFTDEDIRNIEKLKNEKYSTWEWNFGMSPDYNLKNEKKFSGGTVEVDLNVSDGIIKDIKIYGDFFGKKDVKDVEEMLKGVKHSENDVKDVLSSIDIGEYFSNITLENLLEVMF from the coding sequence ATGATTTATATCTACAACAAAATCACAGATCCTTATTTCAATTTAGCAGCAGAAGAATATGTGCTAAAGCAATTTAGCGATGAATGTTTTATGCTTTGGAGAAATAGGCCAAGCATAATAATAGGAAAAAATCAGAATGCTTTGGCGGAGATTAACCTTGATTATGTTAAAGAGTACAATATACCGGTTGTGAGAAGGCTGTCTGGAGGTGGAGCAGTGTTTCACGATTTAGGCAATGTTAATTTTACCTTTATTGTAAACGATGATTTGAATGGATTTAATGATTTTAGAAGATTTACACAGCCTATTATTGATGTACTGCGAAAGCTATCTTTAAATGCTGAATTTTCTGGCAGAAATGATATAACAATCGATGGCAAGAAAATTTCAGGTAATGCGCAGTACTATTATAAAAATAGGATACTTCATCATGGAACACTGCTGGTGTCGTCAAATATGGCAGACTTATCAGCAGCATTAAAGGTGCGGCCTATAAAATTTGAAGACAAAGGTGTGAAATCTGTATCTAAAAGAGTGACGAATATAAACGAACATTTGGAAAAGCCTATAGATATAGAAGAATTTATTAACCTTATAATGGATGATATAAGGTTAACTACAGGTGGAAGTGGGCTTTATGAATTTACAGACGAAGATATAAGAAATATAGAAAAACTTAAAAATGAAAAATACAGCACTTGGGAATGGAATTTTGGCATGTCTCCAGATTACAATTTAAAAAATGAAAAGAAATTCTCAGGTGGCACAGTAGAAGTGGATTTGAACGTGTCTGATGGAATAATAAAAGACATAAAGATATACGGAGATTTTTTTGGGAAAAAGGATGTAAAAGATGTAGAGGAGATGCTAAAAGGTGTAAAGCATTCTGAGAATGATGTGAAAGATGTGCTATCATCAATAGACATTGGAGAATATTTTTCAAACATAACGTTAGAGAATTTGCTTGAGGTCATGTTTTAA
- the gcvH gene encoding glycine cleavage system protein GcvH has translation MKILEGLYYSKNHEWVKVEGDKAYVGITDFAQHSLGDIVYAELPEIGTVLSAGDTLGTVESVKAASDVYCPISGKVVEVNQSVADDPSLLNSDPYENWMICVEMNDKGELDQLMSPEEYRDFCN, from the coding sequence ATGAAAATTTTAGAAGGTCTTTACTATTCAAAAAATCACGAATGGGTAAAAGTTGAAGGTGACAAGGCATACGTTGGAATAACCGATTTTGCTCAACATTCATTAGGCGACATAGTCTACGCAGAGCTTCCTGAAATCGGTACAGTGTTAAGCGCAGGTGATACATTAGGCACTGTTGAATCAGTAAAAGCAGCATCTGATGTATACTGCCCTATAAGCGGTAAAGTTGTAGAGGTAAATCAATCCGTCGCAGATGATCCATCACTTTTAAACAGCGATCCATACGAAAACTGGATGATTTGCGTCGAAATGAATGACAAAGGTGAATTAGACCAGCTTATGTCACCGGAAGAATACAGAGATTTTTGCAATTGA
- the gcvPB gene encoding aminomethyl-transferring glycine dehydrogenase subunit GcvPB, whose protein sequence is MSYDKLIFEVSKPGHTAYSLPPLDVDDFELEESIPDELLRHTELSFPEVSEVELVRHYTNLSYKNYSVDKGFYPLGSCTMKYNPKVNEDIANFEAFTDIHPLQSESTVQGALKLMYNLQEMLKEITGMDGMTLQPAAGAHGELTGMMIIKSYFENIGEYKRKKILVPDSAHGTNPASAATAGFEVVEVKSGSDGLIDIDSLKAMLNDDVAGLMLTNPNTLGLFEKNIIEIAKLVHDAGGLLYYDGANMNANMGITRPGDMGFDVVHINLHKTFATPHGGGGPGSGPVGVKGNLVDFLPVPVVEKNNDTYYLNYDLPHTIGKVRSFYGNFNVLVKAYAYILTMGSEGLKFASEIAVLNANYLKEKLKGYYDLPYDTICKHEFVLSGLKNKETGITTLDVAKRLIDYGFHPPTIYFPLIVDSALMIEPTETESKETLDEFIDAMKSIAKEAEENPEILKTAPHNTPVRRLDEVKAARNPIVKASV, encoded by the coding sequence ATGAGCTACGATAAACTCATATTTGAAGTATCAAAACCAGGTCATACAGCTTACAGCCTTCCACCATTGGACGTAGACGACTTTGAATTAGAAGAATCCATCCCAGACGAACTTTTAAGGCATACAGAGTTAAGCTTTCCTGAAGTCAGCGAGGTAGAGCTTGTAAGGCATTATACAAATTTATCATATAAAAACTACAGCGTCGACAAGGGATTTTATCCATTAGGATCTTGTACCATGAAGTACAACCCAAAAGTAAATGAAGATATTGCAAATTTCGAAGCATTCACTGACATACATCCACTGCAAAGCGAAAGCACTGTACAAGGCGCTTTAAAACTCATGTACAATTTGCAAGAAATGCTTAAGGAAATAACAGGCATGGATGGGATGACACTTCAGCCTGCCGCAGGAGCTCACGGCGAGCTTACTGGAATGATGATAATTAAATCATACTTTGAAAACATTGGTGAATACAAAAGAAAAAAAATCTTAGTACCTGATTCTGCCCACGGCACAAATCCAGCTAGCGCTGCAACAGCCGGTTTTGAAGTTGTAGAGGTAAAATCCGGAAGTGATGGCCTTATAGACATAGATTCATTGAAAGCGATGCTTAATGATGATGTAGCAGGGCTGATGCTTACAAATCCAAATACTCTCGGCCTTTTTGAAAAAAACATCATAGAAATAGCTAAATTAGTTCATGATGCCGGCGGACTTCTGTACTACGACGGAGCAAACATGAATGCCAATATGGGCATAACAAGGCCAGGCGACATGGGATTTGACGTCGTCCACATAAATCTCCATAAGACTTTTGCTACACCACACGGTGGAGGTGGGCCTGGAAGCGGACCAGTGGGAGTTAAAGGCAATCTTGTAGATTTTCTACCTGTACCTGTAGTTGAGAAAAATAATGATACGTATTACCTTAATTACGATTTGCCTCATACAATAGGCAAAGTGAGGAGTTTTTACGGAAATTTCAACGTACTTGTCAAAGCTTACGCATATATATTGACTATGGGTTCTGAAGGACTTAAGTTCGCCAGTGAAATCGCTGTTTTAAATGCAAATTATCTTAAAGAAAAGCTTAAAGGCTACTATGATCTCCCATACGATACGATATGCAAACACGAATTTGTCTTAAGTGGCCTTAAGAATAAAGAAACTGGCATAACGACACTTGATGTAGCAAAAAGATTGATAGATTATGGATTCCATCCTCCTACTATCTACTTCCCTCTCATAGTTGACAGCGCACTGATGATAGAACCGACTGAGACTGAAAGCAAAGAGACTTTAGATGAATTCATAGATGCGATGAAATCAATCGCTAAAGAAGCAGAAGAAAATCCAGAAATATTAAAAACTGCACCGCATAATACGCCTGTAAGAAGGCTTGACGAAGTAAAAGCAGCAAGAAATCCAATAGTAAAAGCCAGTGTCTAA
- a CDS encoding N-acetylmuramoyl-L-alanine amidase, with protein sequence MKSVLTNIRLDAKATNDCIKENKSLIGFDFYTDIPQYSVEKSDVDYIIVFKDASMNMPDGTYTVDDGIIDRVVLKSYEKNVEATVKLYMESDSHIKISNGIPAKMDFYVDRTPLKNILLDRKIALNPVYKKTTKSPTNLLPQVPMNDIAKKTSELLNLLNAKPFIIGSNYIDSFAINDDVKYDIAISFATEVSLKDESGFKIYYDEQNDKAKMLAEILNKTVERKSPLNNLGIHAKKYGDEFFETPIVTVVPAIENSRLDDAHLRDIDYRSKIALAVFNGILEYFKSNSFSFILN encoded by the coding sequence TTGAAAAGCGTACTGACAAACATTAGACTTGATGCAAAAGCCACAAATGATTGCATAAAGGAAAATAAAAGTTTGATAGGTTTTGACTTTTACACAGATATTCCACAATACAGCGTAGAAAAATCAGATGTCGATTATATAATTGTATTCAAAGATGCTTCAATGAATATGCCAGATGGCACATATACCGTCGATGATGGCATTATCGATAGAGTAGTGCTTAAATCCTATGAAAAAAATGTAGAAGCGACAGTCAAACTGTATATGGAATCAGATAGCCACATTAAAATATCAAATGGAATACCAGCTAAGATGGATTTCTACGTTGACAGAACACCGCTTAAAAACATCTTATTAGATAGAAAAATTGCACTAAATCCTGTGTATAAAAAAACTACTAAAAGCCCTACGAACCTTTTGCCTCAAGTGCCAATGAACGACATTGCAAAGAAGACAAGCGAATTGTTGAATTTGCTGAATGCAAAGCCATTTATAATAGGAAGCAATTACATCGACTCATTTGCTATAAATGATGATGTAAAATACGATATTGCAATAAGTTTTGCAACCGAAGTGTCTTTAAAAGACGAAAGTGGATTTAAGATATACTACGACGAGCAAAATGACAAGGCCAAAATGTTGGCTGAAATCCTCAATAAAACTGTAGAGCGAAAATCTCCATTGAACAATTTAGGAATACATGCAAAAAAATACGGCGATGAATTTTTTGAAACACCTATTGTGACAGTAGTACCTGCCATAGAAAACAGCAGATTGGACGATGCACATTTAAGAGACATAGACTACAGAAGTAAAATTGCATTGGCAGTATTTAACGGAATATTGGAGTATTTTAAATCTAATTCTTTTTCTTTTATATTGAATTAA
- the gcvPA gene encoding aminomethyl-transferring glycine dehydrogenase subunit GcvPA, producing MHKYIPASKVQQSEMLKSVNAKSIDDLFVDIPEDVRLKRKLNVAGPLSEAELIKSIKELAKDIKTTDDLICFLGAGVYDHFIPSVVKHIVSKPEFYTAYTPYQPEISQGTLQAIYEYQTMICNLTGMDVSNASMYDGATALSEAAKMAFSITNRKKVLVSSSVNPEAKKVLRTYMRFSDIEIVEIDDKEGTIDVELLKSSIDSNTAAFIVQNPNFFGIIEDLDDVEKLVHKNGSLLIMYVEPISLSILKTPGEIGADIVVGDGQPLGNNLNFGGPHLGFFATTQKLMRKLPGRIIGETNDVDGKRGFVLTLQAREQHIRREKATSNICTNHSLNALTAAVYMAALGKHGIKEVALQCYKKSHYAYNELLKTGKFKPLFEKPFFMEFAIECENNVDDLNEVLLSNGIIGGYNLEKEYKKYKNSMLICVTEKRTKGEIDKLVDVMGGAIDELR from the coding sequence GTGCACAAATACATCCCAGCTTCCAAAGTCCAACAAAGCGAAATGCTTAAATCTGTGAATGCAAAATCAATCGATGATTTATTTGTGGACATTCCAGAAGATGTAAGGTTAAAGCGGAAGCTTAATGTGGCAGGTCCTTTGTCAGAGGCAGAGCTTATTAAAAGCATCAAAGAATTGGCTAAAGATATTAAGACAACAGATGATCTTATTTGTTTCTTAGGTGCAGGCGTATACGATCATTTTATACCATCTGTTGTAAAACACATCGTGTCAAAGCCTGAATTTTACACAGCTTATACGCCTTACCAGCCTGAAATAAGCCAAGGCACATTGCAAGCCATATACGAATATCAGACGATGATATGTAACTTGACTGGTATGGATGTTTCAAACGCATCTATGTACGATGGTGCTACAGCTTTAAGTGAAGCTGCAAAAATGGCTTTTAGCATTACAAACAGAAAAAAAGTGCTTGTATCGTCATCGGTTAATCCTGAGGCAAAAAAGGTACTTCGTACATACATGAGATTTAGCGATATAGAAATTGTTGAGATAGATGATAAAGAAGGCACGATTGATGTAGAGCTTTTAAAATCTTCTATTGACAGCAATACTGCAGCATTCATAGTACAAAACCCAAACTTTTTCGGCATAATAGAAGACCTCGATGATGTAGAAAAACTTGTGCATAAAAATGGTTCACTTCTCATCATGTACGTCGAGCCTATATCATTGTCTATATTAAAAACACCTGGTGAAATAGGTGCTGATATAGTAGTTGGTGATGGTCAACCACTTGGAAATAACCTTAACTTCGGCGGTCCTCACCTGGGATTCTTTGCAACTACACAAAAATTAATGAGAAAATTGCCAGGCAGGATCATAGGTGAGACAAACGATGTGGATGGCAAAAGAGGATTTGTATTGACGCTGCAAGCAAGAGAACAGCATATAAGGAGAGAAAAAGCCACATCAAATATTTGCACAAATCATTCACTAAATGCATTGACTGCCGCCGTATACATGGCAGCACTTGGTAAACATGGCATCAAAGAAGTCGCTTTGCAGTGCTACAAAAAGTCCCACTATGCATATAATGAGCTATTAAAAACTGGAAAGTTTAAACCACTGTTTGAAAAGCCATTTTTCATGGAGTTTGCGATTGAATGTGAAAACAACGTGGATGACCTAAATGAAGTTCTTTTGTCAAATGGCATAATAGGCGGTTACAATCTTGAAAAAGAGTATAAAAAGTACAAAAATTCAATGCTTATCTGCGTCACTGAAAAAAGGACTAAAGGAGAAATCGATAAGCTTGTAGATGTCATGGGAGGTGCAATTGATGAGCTACGATAA
- the gcvT gene encoding glycine cleavage system aminomethyltransferase GcvT, which yields MIDFAGFEMPVQYESILKEHEAVRKNAGLFDVSHMGEIIVEGRDSEKFINYMVTNDITKISANQAMYSPMCYPNGTTVDDLLVYKFSCEKYMLVVNASNIDKDYKWLWKNKNGFDVEIKDESGEISELALQGPKSQEILEKITNYDLDSLKYYHFDYMDLDGINCLISRSGYTGEDGFEIFLKNEYVAKMWEKILSVGEVLGIKPAGLGARDTLRFEAGLPLYGNELSDDITPLEAGLSSFVKLDKSFIGKEALLNQKEGGLKRKIVGFEIADTAIPRHGYDVYAEGEKIGYVTTGYLAPTLKKNIGMALIKSQFTTIGNEINIIIRNKPYKAFVTSKNFYKKNYKK from the coding sequence ATGATAGATTTTGCAGGATTTGAAATGCCTGTACAGTACGAAAGCATACTTAAAGAACATGAAGCAGTCAGAAAAAATGCAGGACTTTTCGATGTATCCCACATGGGAGAAATAATTGTAGAAGGTCGTGATTCAGAAAAGTTCATAAACTACATGGTCACAAATGACATCACAAAAATTAGTGCAAATCAAGCAATGTATTCCCCTATGTGCTATCCTAATGGCACAACAGTAGACGATTTATTAGTGTACAAATTTTCTTGCGAAAAATATATGCTGGTAGTAAATGCCAGCAATATAGATAAGGATTACAAATGGCTATGGAAAAATAAAAATGGCTTTGATGTAGAAATAAAAGATGAATCAGGAGAAATCTCAGAGCTTGCTTTGCAAGGGCCAAAATCTCAGGAAATACTTGAGAAGATTACAAATTACGATTTAGACAGTTTAAAATACTACCATTTTGATTACATGGACTTAGATGGGATAAATTGCCTTATTTCAAGATCTGGCTACACTGGCGAAGATGGCTTCGAAATATTTTTGAAAAACGAATATGTAGCAAAGATGTGGGAAAAAATCTTATCTGTCGGAGAAGTTCTCGGCATAAAGCCTGCCGGCTTAGGTGCCAGAGATACATTGAGATTTGAAGCAGGACTTCCACTGTACGGCAATGAGCTCTCCGACGACATAACGCCATTAGAAGCTGGGTTAAGCTCATTTGTTAAGCTTGATAAATCATTCATAGGAAAAGAAGCTCTTTTAAATCAAAAAGAAGGCGGACTTAAGAGGAAAATAGTCGGATTTGAAATAGCAGATACTGCCATACCTCGCCACGGTTATGATGTCTATGCAGAAGGCGAAAAGATTGGATATGTGACAACAGGATATTTAGCACCGACGCTAAAGAAAAACATAGGAATGGCGTTAATAAAAAGTCAATTTACCACCATTGGCAATGAAATAAATATAATAATACGCAATAAGCCATATAAGGCTTTTGTGACAAGCAAAAATTTTTACAAGAAAAATTACAAAAAATAG
- a CDS encoding OsmC family protein, protein MAVETFKAVSKKLPEGLAVESEVRGFKMVLDEPKELGGTNKGMNPVEALLCALGSCQTIVASVFAKANGINLQDFWVELEGDIDLDGFMGKSDVRPGFLEIRFKMHMKTDAPKEKAEEFAKFIERTCPVGDSIANPVKLVLSDVVVE, encoded by the coding sequence ATGGCAGTGGAAACTTTTAAGGCGGTTTCTAAAAAGTTGCCGGAAGGTTTGGCAGTTGAAAGCGAAGTAAGAGGCTTTAAGATGGTTTTAGACGAACCAAAAGAATTAGGCGGCACGAATAAAGGGATGAATCCTGTAGAGGCATTGCTTTGCGCTTTAGGTTCTTGCCAAACCATTGTAGCGTCAGTTTTTGCAAAAGCAAATGGCATTAATCTTCAAGATTTTTGGGTAGAATTAGAGGGCGATATTGATTTGGATGGCTTCATGGGAAAATCCGACGTAAGGCCAGGGTTTTTAGAAATAAGATTTAAGATGCATATGAAGACGGATGCTCCAAAAGAAAAAGCAGAGGAGTTTGCAAAGTTTATTGAAAGAACGTGTCCAGTGGGGGATTCTATAGCAAATCCTGTGAAATTAGTTTTGTCAGACGTTGTTGTAGAATGA
- a CDS encoding coenzyme F420-0:L-glutamate ligase — MPYGKIPIRTHVITKDDDIVDVISRYTKDIAEDGDLIAIAESVVAITQGRAYRPDEIKVGLLAKILCRFTGRNGSLTSPQAMQCAINEVGWLRIFVAALISAIGKIFKKRGLFFKIAGRKVALIDDVAGTMAPYHKYIVLGPAEPDLVCDMIKEKTGIDTVIIDANDLHCADCIGASKGVSKSYVERLFLDNPSGNSEQQTPIVVIKSYKEQTAEISDDLRCEKEFHEILQNQ; from the coding sequence TTGCCATACGGAAAAATTCCTATAAGAACCCACGTGATAACAAAAGATGACGACATAGTGGATGTTATATCAAGATACACAAAAGACATTGCAGAAGATGGAGATTTAATAGCCATTGCGGAAAGTGTTGTGGCTATTACGCAGGGAAGGGCGTATAGGCCTGATGAGATAAAAGTGGGACTTTTGGCTAAGATTTTATGCAGATTTACAGGGAGAAATGGGAGCCTTACTTCACCACAAGCTATGCAATGTGCCATAAATGAAGTTGGTTGGCTTAGGATTTTTGTGGCTGCGCTTATAAGTGCAATAGGCAAAATATTTAAGAAAAGAGGACTTTTTTTCAAGATAGCAGGGCGAAAAGTTGCGCTTATAGATGACGTGGCAGGAACCATGGCACCTTATCACAAGTACATAGTATTAGGTCCTGCTGAACCTGACTTGGTATGCGATATGATAAAAGAGAAAACAGGCATCGATACTGTTATAATCGATGCAAATGATTTGCACTGTGCTGATTGCATCGGTGCGTCTAAAGGTGTTTCAAAATCATACGTTGAGAGGCTCTTTTTAGACAATCCGTCAGGAAATTCAGAACAGCAGACGCCTATTGTCGTCATTAAATCGTATAAAGAGCAAACTGCAGAAATCTCTGATGATTTAAGATGTGAAAAAGAATTTCATGAGATTTTGCAGAATCAATAA
- a CDS encoding S1C family serine protease, which produces MEFNNGFENYRLPDVNPKNDKKSLGKMVKRYRRKMFMSFVAVALVAALAGGALGAGIVKYADTGNTQVVNRYLPLSSDNNNFNLITNIVKAVSPSVVGIDTYISGYGAYGYGGNSYVEEGSGSGIIIDSEGHIVTNDHVVEGASKITVNLSDGRKFPAQLVGKDSRTDLAVLKINATNLTPAKLGDSSKLEVGELAVAIGNPLGDSFAGTATAGIISGLNRNLQSDYGPVNLIQTDAAINPGNSGGPLVNSVGEVIGITSIKLTSTGGSSSGDPFGLFQSQSVPLEGMGFAIPINEAKPIIEELIRKGYVERPVIGVSVQQITQQQANQYNIPVGLYIAQVQQGSGADAAGLQAGDIITAVDGTNVTTFNQLENILNNHKIGDVISVTVWRNGQTLTVNVKLSGSNGQ; this is translated from the coding sequence ATGGAATTCAACAATGGTTTTGAAAATTACAGGCTTCCTGACGTTAATCCAAAAAATGATAAGAAAAGTTTAGGCAAGATGGTTAAAAGATATAGAAGAAAAATGTTTATGTCATTTGTCGCTGTGGCACTTGTTGCTGCATTGGCTGGTGGTGCCTTAGGAGCGGGAATTGTCAAATACGCTGATACAGGCAATACTCAGGTTGTGAATAGGTATTTGCCGCTTTCATCTGATAACAACAATTTTAACTTGATTACAAACATTGTGAAGGCCGTAAGCCCATCGGTTGTCGGAATAGATACATATATTAGTGGTTATGGGGCTTATGGATACGGTGGCAATTCTTACGTTGAGGAAGGAAGCGGCTCTGGAATAATCATAGATTCGGAAGGCCACATTGTCACAAATGATCATGTTGTGGAAGGTGCATCAAAGATAACCGTAAACTTGTCTGACGGAAGGAAATTTCCTGCACAATTGGTAGGAAAGGATTCAAGGACTGATCTTGCGGTTTTAAAGATAAATGCCACAAATTTGACACCTGCAAAATTAGGAGATTCATCAAAGCTTGAAGTAGGAGAATTAGCAGTAGCTATAGGAAATCCATTGGGTGATAGCTTTGCTGGAACTGCAACAGCAGGTATCATAAGCGGTTTAAATCGAAATTTGCAAAGTGATTATGGCCCAGTAAATCTAATACAGACAGATGCCGCAATAAATCCAGGAAACAGTGGAGGACCTCTTGTAAATAGCGTCGGCGAAGTGATAGGAATAACAAGCATAAAGCTTACATCAACTGGTGGTTCAAGTTCTGGAGATCCTTTTGGGCTATTTCAAAGCCAAAGTGTGCCGCTTGAAGGAATGGGCTTTGCGATACCTATAAACGAGGCAAAACCTATAATTGAAGAGCTTATTCGAAAGGGATATGTGGAAAGACCTGTTATAGGTGTAAGCGTGCAGCAGATAACACAGCAGCAAGCAAATCAATACAATATACCAGTAGGACTTTATATTGCACAAGTGCAGCAAGGAAGTGGTGCTGATGCTGCAGGTCTTCAAGCAGGTGATATAATAACTGCTGTAGATGGGACTAACGTAACAACATTTAATCAACTTGAAAATATTTTAAACAATCATAAAATAGGAGATGTAATAAGCGTAACAGTTTGGAGAAATGGTCAAACACTTACAGTTAATGTAAAACTTTCAGGCTCGAATGGGCAATGA
- the lpdA gene encoding dihydrolipoyl dehydrogenase, producing MNFEVKVPVLSDSISEGKLTKWHVKEGQEVKKGMLLCDIAVGKVNYEVYSEYDGIISKIICEAGSTVKSGDVISIISKSEGNPQKSVSDSIDTFYNEVKDYDLAVIGGGPGGYVAAIKAAKKGAKVALFEKDRVGGTCLNRGCIPTKAYARVAEVYDIIKKADEFGLSVDVKSFDYKKVVERKDNIVNELVSGINALLKANGVDLYSVEAKIDKDKNILFGENKIKAKNIIIATGSKPQELPIEGVKSKNVINSDDILEIQSLPESLCIIGGGVIGMEFAFIMNQFGVKVSIVEMMPRLLPQLDKEVSNLIKSEAQKRGIKIYTSSKVEKILEEENGGSIVTIAKDGGTKCIYADKVFISIGRKLNTDVGPISELLEFDGKAIKVDEYLRTNIDNVYAVGDVTNKMMLAHVASAQGEAAVDNIFGCNVAIDYMKIPAAVFTEPEIGYFGYTEEEAKSKFKNVKVGKFYFAANGRAKTYGETKGFAKIISSEDGDVLGAWVVGSDASEIVQILSTSCQSGAKADDLKKAIYTHPTRSETIMEAVKDIFKESIHKV from the coding sequence ATGAATTTTGAAGTAAAGGTACCTGTATTATCTGACTCTATAAGTGAAGGGAAGCTGACAAAGTGGCATGTCAAAGAAGGCCAAGAAGTAAAGAAAGGCATGCTTTTATGTGACATAGCAGTTGGCAAAGTAAACTATGAAGTTTATTCTGAATATGATGGAATTATTTCCAAAATCATATGTGAAGCGGGCAGTACCGTAAAATCTGGTGATGTTATTTCCATCATTTCAAAATCCGAAGGAAATCCTCAAAAGTCAGTTTCAGACAGTATAGATACATTTTACAATGAAGTAAAAGATTACGATTTGGCAGTCATAGGTGGTGGCCCTGGAGGTTATGTGGCAGCCATAAAAGCTGCAAAAAAAGGTGCGAAAGTGGCACTTTTCGAAAAAGACAGAGTAGGTGGTACGTGTCTTAATAGAGGCTGCATACCCACAAAAGCTTACGCAAGAGTTGCAGAAGTTTATGACATCATAAAAAAGGCAGATGAATTTGGCCTTAGTGTAGATGTAAAATCTTTTGATTATAAAAAAGTAGTTGAAAGAAAAGATAATATAGTAAACGAGCTTGTATCAGGGATAAATGCATTGCTTAAAGCCAATGGTGTTGATTTGTATTCCGTAGAAGCGAAAATAGACAAAGATAAAAACATATTGTTTGGAGAAAATAAGATAAAGGCGAAAAATATAATAATAGCTACTGGTTCTAAGCCTCAAGAATTACCCATTGAAGGTGTAAAATCAAAAAATGTCATAAATAGTGACGACATTTTGGAGATCCAATCACTGCCTGAAAGCTTGTGCATAATAGGCGGCGGTGTAATTGGCATGGAGTTTGCCTTTATAATGAATCAGTTTGGCGTGAAAGTTTCTATCGTTGAGATGATGCCAAGACTTCTTCCTCAACTGGACAAAGAGGTAAGCAATTTGATAAAGTCTGAAGCACAGAAGCGAGGCATAAAGATTTACACATCTTCTAAGGTCGAAAAGATTTTAGAAGAAGAAAACGGTGGAAGCATTGTAACGATAGCAAAAGATGGCGGGACAAAATGTATATATGCTGACAAAGTGTTTATTTCCATTGGCAGAAAACTAAATACAGATGTAGGACCAATTTCAGAGTTATTAGAATTCGATGGAAAAGCTATAAAAGTCGACGAATACTTAAGGACGAATATTGACAATGTCTATGCGGTAGGTGATGTTACAAACAAGATGATGTTGGCACATGTGGCATCAGCGCAAGGAGAAGCAGCAGTTGACAATATTTTCGGATGCAATGTTGCTATCGACTATATGAAAATACCTGCTGCTGTATTTACAGAGCCGGAGATAGGTTATTTCGGCTATACAGAGGAAGAGGCTAAAAGCAAATTTAAAAATGTAAAAGTTGGCAAATTTTACTTTGCGGCAAATGGCAGAGCAAAGACGTACGGCGAAACAAAGGGTTTTGCCAAGATCATATCTTCCGAAGATGGAGATGTTTTGGGAGCGTGGGTTGTTGGAAGCGATGCATCTGAAATAGTGCAGATATTATCCACATCTTGTCAAAGCGGTGCAAAAGCGGATGATCTTAAGAAAGCCATATACACTCATCCTACCAGAAGCGAGACAATTATGGAGGCAGTAAAAGACATTTTTAAAGAATCTATACATAAAGTGTAA